From Neofelis nebulosa isolate mNeoNeb1 chromosome X, mNeoNeb1.pri, whole genome shotgun sequence:
GAAATAGTGCAAACACATCCCATTTGTGGGTAGAAGCCTCCCTTCCTCTGGACTCTCATCACTGGCTCAAGATATCCTCTGGATGTCTGGTCTGGCCCAAGAGTAAAAAGTAGAGCCACCACTAGGATTCTTCCTCAGGAAGTTGTACAGAGATGTGGCACTCCAGACTCCATAGCGTCTGCTCAGGGGACACACTTCGTAGCTTCTGTATTCCAAGAATGAACTTGTAAGCAGACAGATCCTTGAACTTGTCTGTCAGCCCATGCAGGGAGGTGGGGCTGAAGCCTGGAACAGCTCCCACCTCCGTCAGCTCAGCTCCCGCTTCTACTCAGCTCAGCACACACTTACGATCTTGTCATTTTACTGagtttttgaaatgatttttattacaCTCTAGCTTCTGGAGAATACCAGGTTTGTTTCGAGCCTCCCTTCAGGCCCATCTATCTTATGCCCTGTCCCTGTCCTGGTCCTGGGGCTGAGGTGCAAGTGGAGGATGGAACAATGACCTCCCCACCTTTGTGAAGACTGGCTTTCCACACCGTACAGAGCAGGCGGCAGCATTGGGGGTGGGAGCGGGGCCATGGGTCAGTCTTCATCTGAGTCACTGGGGCCCAGGTACTGGCACACAGCATCATAGTGAAGTTCCACCAGCTGATTCTCTCTCTGCAGCTGCACCACAGCCCGGCTCCGTTCTCTGTCCCAGTCCAGCAGGCGGCCCACCTAGAGTAGCAGCGGGTGGAGTCAGCAGAGCCAACCCAGACTCTGGGACATCCCCTGCATGCTCCCACCCCCCACGCCCAGGTCTGGGACTCACCTTTCCAGCCTGTGGCCCCAGCACCACCATAACCCGGTTGCCTTGGACCTTGGGGACCAGGGTCTCCAGCATGTCTTCCCTCAGGCCTACAGATGAGGGGAGGGAGTGAGGCCCACAGCCAGGACTAGCCCACCCAGGGTCCTGTCACAAGTCCTTTTCTGTATTCCTGAGAGCCACTCTGTACCCTGTTGACAGGTGTGGGTGAGGACACCTAAGGAGCAGTTCCTAAAAAAGGGAGCACTTATGTAGGAAGATGATGGGTGATGACAACAGATACCATTTACTGTGGGCACATTAtatgccctgccctgccctgccctgcacaAGGAGTTCAGGACACATCTGtacaagagagagaaatagcTCATTTTCATGTCAATGTCGCAGATGGGGAAAGGAGGGGCTCAGATAATCACTATCACAGAAGCGCCTAATGTTCTGTCAGAAGATTCTGggccttgggggcgcctgggtggctcagtcggttaagcatccaacttcggctcaggtcatgatctaatggtttgtgagtttgagccccgcattgggctctgtgctgacagctcagagcctgctttagatcctccatccccctctttgtccctcccctgctggttctctctccctccctccttccctctctctctcaaaaataaataagcttaaaaaaaaaagactcaaaattaaaaaaaaaaaaaaaagatgattctgGATCTTACAAAATATCTGAACTCTACCCTatctcccagcctctgcccacaCCAGCCTCTTGGTCTAAGACAGCCTTCCCATCAGCCTCCAGGATGATAACGACCCAGTGGCCATCCCTCAGACTCACCTTCCAGGACCTGGCCTTGATCTGTTCGACACACACAGGTATCTGGGCTGAGGACATCTTCGATCGTCATCTGGGGAGGTCAAGGGATGTGAGAATGTTGGGAGTTATGGGGACCTAgtccctgggggaggaggaggacccAGGTTGCAGGGTTCCCACCTTGGTGTTGTAATACTGGCCACCCTTGTGCAGCTTGTCCACAAAGCGTACGCGTAGGTCCCTGTGCAACCAGTGCTGGCTCCTGGGACCTGCCTTCTCATTCTTGGCAGCAGGCTCCCCCTGTCTGTGGAAAGGGGCCAACACGGGGCTTAGTTCATCAGATGCACATTCTGCTCACCCCACCTTTGCTGCTGCTGTGAAACCCACCCATAATGCTGTCTCTAGTTCCTTCTATGTGCCTGCCTTGCcctggaagccttctctgactgcTAGAGCCTCTCCACAGCCTTGCCTTCTCCCCCCCATCCCAGATGCCCAGGGTCCCACCGGTCAGGAAGGTGTTTTCGCTTCCTCTGTGAGTCCTCTTGCTGGCTGGGGAGGTCCTGATCCCGGAGGGCCTTCCATGACGAAGCTGTTCCATTCTGTTGCACTGAGGAAGTTTTACGCATCTGGCCTACATAAGGGTgtgtggggagaaggaggaaggagcctCAGTGTGCCATTCTCTTACCTTGCAGGCTACACCTCAGCCTCAGGCCACCTCCCACTTGCCTCAGTGTCCCCTCCTACTATCATGACTTTGCCTACACCAATGGAatgctctccccttcccttcaaCTGCTGGGGCTTCCTTTAGAAAGCCTTCCTCAGCCACTCGAGCctgctgatgctgatgctgctaaTCTAAGGCGACCACCTAGTATGGGCTAGAAAATCCTGAGAGCTCTGTCAGCACCAATCTCCCATCTGCCAAACTGCCCCATCCTGCTGCCATGCCTAGAATGCCTTCATCCCTGGTCATGGCCTAGTCCCAGCTGCCCTCACTCCCTAGAAGAAGAGAGGCTCATCACCCTGAATAGACCTCCCAAAGATaggaattggtttccatacctgtttattctctctcagaaagaagcaaaagaaagccCCAGGGTTACTACATCAATTTTTCCTCAAACTGAATAAACCACTTATCTTCATTCTCGCCTCCTGACCTCTGACCAGAAGTCACACCTGACAGGCAGACTGTTGATCTCCCCGCCAACCCCACCACCTGGGACAGGccctaccaccacccccccacccccgtggaaCGCTTCTCCAACTCTCCCAGCTAGGTAAAAAGCTCACTCACTGAGATCCAAGGAATTCTTGTCAAACTCCTGCTGTGAGACAGGTTGCAGGTAGTACTCACTAACAGTCACCATGCGGCTCCCCACGGCCAGGCGAACCATGGCCCGAACGTTGTCAGGATCGAGGCCTTCTACCTGAATGGTTGGGGGGAAGAAGTTAGGAATGTGGACTAAACCCACATTCCTAGGCCCCAGCTGTCCACTCTTATTTCCAATAGGCTTGacccctctgtctcccccaccagacTGACCCAAGGCCTGGGACGGGCCCTGGTCCATATGTCTCCCCTGCCAGACTCTGTGGCTTggatatattttaagaatttaatcCTCAGGAACATGTGGCATATGGCATTCTCTCTTTTAgttggaaactgaggctcagaaaggcccAGCAAGTGGTTCTGAGTTACCGAATGAGGCAGCAAGCCAGGCATGCCTGAAAGACAAGGACTTCCAGCCCTTTCCTCCCCAAACCCAAGTcttcctccctctggccctcaCATCAATCTTTCCTGCTGCCTGTCTCAGGCTCCCGGCACAGTTTTGTTCCTTACCTTCCCATAGAGGCCTCGGTGCGGGCCAGAAAGAACCACCACAGCTCCCCCAGGCACCAGTCCTTGAGGCTGGTCTTCCTTATCCTTCTCTTGCTCCTCATCTGGCTTTGGCAGGCGGTGGGGGCCAGTGGGGGCCAGGGCCTGGACCTCAGTCAGGTTGGCACCCAGCCCTAACCCCTTTGGTCTCAGTGAGTTGACACGGGGCTTTACCACTCTGCAGGGAGCACAGTATGTGAGCTTGTTGGCCAGGAGAGGGGGAAGATGTAAGTTTTCAGTGCCTCCCCCACGCACTACTATTCAAATTCCACCCTGTCAACATGTTCAAGAATAGCCTTCCCCATCTCACACTAGGACTGCTTTTGATTTACAGAAATAACAATTTCATTTGGTCCAACCTAATAACACATTGGATAGACCATCTATTACATAGTATCTACAGCAGGACCTGAGGCAGATCCCTGTAATCAAACACCCTGATATTTCTACAGGGGAAATCATACAAATGTTCACGCCAAGCAGGAGAAATAGACTATAAAATGCTCTGTGTCTCAGGTCATGTTTGGCTACTAAATggtttatgaaaaaaatgtttggttTTCAGAATTCTTTGGAGTTGAGAACTGAGAAGAAGGGACCATAAGTCTGTGTGATCATAGCAAATGTCTAGTCTATGTTTATTTGGGGCCAGGGCCTGCTGTAAGTGCTTTATGTGTATAATTTCACATAACTCCACAACAGACCTGGGAAGTCAATAttgtcattatccccatttccaGATGATGAAGCTGATGTTCAGAAAAGTAACCTTTACATAAATGGGATCTCATTACAGAGTTTCAAAGGGTAAATAGGAGATTGAAACAGTAGTGGAAAGGCTTACTAAATTAATTAGGGTGGTAACATGCCCTCTCCCTGCCTGGATGGTTTTGGATGGGTAGTAACCATGGGGGTCTTGTTCGCTGCCCCCATCTGTTGCCCCTTGCCCCTACCCTAGAACTCACTGATTGAACGTGCAGCCAATGCCCTCGCCAGGTTTCCAGCCCATGCCTCGTAACATGGCCAGCCCATAGGCCTCTACAGGGACTGCCTCATAATCAGCTTCTTCCGGCACCTACAGGTTCAGGCAGAGGAAGGACGGTTAGGCTTGGCTCACAGTGGGTCCTCCGAAGTGCGCTTACTAACACCCACAGGGTGACCCTCAATGCTTCTTTTCCAATAAGCTCAAGGTTAGTTTTGATTTCCTCTTGCTGTCTCTCACTTTACTCCTCCATGTTGtccttcaacaaataattataaagcacCTGTTCTGTGCCAGGTACTAATCTAGGTGATGAGGATaaagcagtaaacaaaacaaaaactcttgcTCTGTGAGGCTTACATTCTAGTTGTAgagacacacaataaataaaatacataaaacatggtaTGTCAGGTAGTGATaagttatataaagaaaaataaagcagcttAAGCGGATGCAGAGGGATGGAGAAGAGAGGGTTACTGAGTTGATATCTGAGCAGAGACCAGAAAGAAATAACAGAGGGAGCCAGGAGGATATAGAAGGAGGAGTAGTCCAAGCAGAGAGAACAAtaagagcaaaggccctgaggcaggacaaGATCTGGTGTGGGAAGAACATCATGAAAGTCAACCTGACTGAAACAGTGCTGTGGAGGCAGAGAGGGTGGTGAGACATTAATCAGGAGATCTGGGCTGGAGCTACAGGAGGCTGGCCACCACATAAGGGGACCCAGTGAGGAAGTTACAGCAATGGTCCAGATGACAGATACTTGTGGTTCAGACCAGAGTGGTGatggtgagaagtggtcagattctggatgtATTCTGCAAAGGGACATGATAGGATTTTGCTGAAAGGCTGTACCTGGGGGTATGGAATAAAGAGGGGAGTCAACACTAAGGTTTTTTGGCTGAGAGGAAGGATAGATGTACCTGGGTTCAACTGAGATGTggaaggctgggggaggagaggaaatgagagaaatgaggCCAAAGAGGGAACAGGGTGGAAAGTGAGATGAAGGTCctattttttaagatgaaagaCATCAGAAGACATCTGAAGGCCAACGAGAACAGTTCAGTCAAAAGAGAGGGTGGTCTGGGGCTGTAAGAGAAATAGGCCCCAAAGAAGCATCACTAAAAAATTGTGAATAAAGAGGTGAAAAGTGGAATCCATGTGTATGAAAGACAGACTTTGTTGCTTCTGTAGACATACCCCTCACTTCTCCTTATCGATCACCTCCCATCCTCACTCCAATTCTTTATACTCACTTTAGACACACTGCAAGTTGCTTCACCAATGGGCACACACAACACCGACTCCCTGCCACCATGCTGTTGCTTAGGTTGTTGCTGCCATTGGTACtcaccctgctcctccctctctcactaaaCCCTACTTGTCCTTCCAGGCCTCACTCCTACCACTCTGGTCTGAGGCTCCATCATTTCTAGCCTGCACTGCTAGTCTCCTTGCTTCCGCCTTTACTTACTAGTCTGTTCTGCTCATAGTAGCCAGAGAGATCCTGTGAAATCTTAAGTCTTCACCCTTTCTGCTCAGAGCCCTCTCATGGCCCTCATATCATTCACAATAAAAGCCAGAGTCCTCACCATGGCCCACAAGGCCCTGCCTAGTTTAGCCCTAGCCACTTCCTACTTTCCAATTTTGTCACTTTCTACCTCTGCTTAATACAGTGTGATAGATTACACTCTGTCATCATAGACAGTTCTACTTGGCATTTAATATTATTAGTGTTCCTATGTGTCTTGAAACTTGTGTTTCTGGTCTTGGGATGCCTGAAATTGTCTACTCCTCCTCCCCTTCACTCATTCCCCTCCAGCTACACTGGTCTCCTTGGTGTTCCTCAAACACTCTAGGCAGAGTCTACCCTCAGGATCTTTACATTTCCTGTTCCATTTGCTCATCTTGTTCAGATAATTCCAGAATGCAAGTGATTTTCCACACCTCAGTATCTGGATTCCTTTGTTAATGCTTCCAAAAAAGGACAGAAGGAGGAAGAACTAGGCAGCAGGCCTCTAGTACACACACTGACTTTCCCTGCTGGGTGCAGAGAGGCAAGCCTGGCAGACAGGGCAAAgagaggctggggctggaggagttAGGGGCCAGCTCACTGTCTCAGCTCGGGGATCGCTGTCTGCCCCTTCTCCGTTAGGGATGCATCCTTTCTGGATCATGGGGATAGCAAGCATGGGGTTGATACccgaattttctctctcctccagggACTTCTTGGAGTCTAAGGAAGAATGGGAGGAAGCAGTGAGGTCCCACCCTCTCCTTCcattttcctccccctcttccttcactGGGGCAAGGCAAAGAGGGGATCACTTACCCTCAATGATCTCCTTTACAGCTTGAGACAGCACCCCTTCCACCAAGGCCTCAGTGTTTGTGGATGGCCCAGGAGCCTGGGTCGGTGGCTGCCTGCGATGGCCATTCTGGATCAAAGGGATGATGAGTTCCTTGGGGGTTTCTGAGGGCTTCACACTGATGTGGACACAGAGATGTGAAGTTGGGAGAATAGCATGGTCAGTGGGTTCTGAGCCACACTCCTCCCTTCAGAGAAAACACAAGAGCCAAACTCACCCCCAGCTGGAGGGACCACACCCTCGCTCTCCTGTCATGTCTCTAATGGTGTTTTCTTtagattctctcccccacccccaactcttaAATATCAGTGCCTTTGAGGAATCAGCCTTCAGTCCCGGAACCTCTGCTCAGCCCAAGACCCACTTCCGTGGCTTTCACAATGACTCACAAGTCACCATCTTCAGCCCAGACTCTCCCCAGGTCCAGGCTCCACACCAACCCCTGGATGGCTTATTCTCTTCTGGAAGTCTCTCCCTCCAACTCTCCTTTCCACATTAAGCTGATGATGGCCTCCCCAAAACTCCATCTGCCACTCCACCCCATTCTCTATACTGGAGAAGCTCCACCGCTTCAGCTGAGAAACTAGGGGTCCTGTCATTCTccactcctttccttctctcaaaacGCACACATCTCAAGGCCCCCAAGTGCTAAAGACACACCCTCTCAGGAATACATCCTCTTTTCTCAAACGCCCTGGCTGTCAGGTCCAatttccccacctcccctgtTACACACTCCCGCCTTCTCGCCTCCACGAATTTCCTCAGGCTGTGCTCCAAAGGTTTGGTGGCCGCTGCCACCAAAACAATCAACTCAGATTCCACCCTCCCGCTTGAACCCACCGAACCTAATTCCAAGGGATGAAAGACACGGCGCTTCACCTCTGCAGCTCCCTCCCTTCCACGGTCTTTAAGAAATCCTTCTCCTCCGGAGCCGCACTCGCGTCGTCTCCCGGATCCGCCAGCCGTCTCCTGGCGGACGTGCGACTGAAGCTGAATGAAATTGGGGCAGCAGAGGCTCCCGCGGGTCGCAAAGTACCGTCTTCAGCGTCCGCCATCTTGCCCCTCTTCCCAGGCTAGTGTGCTGCTTTCTGGGAAGTTTAGTTTGGGCTCAGTTTGACCGGGGCCAGACGACGGGCTTTAGAACTACCTTTCCCAGAAAACACTGCGGCATCGACTGGCGTACGTGGAACAGGGGCCTTAAGAAGTAATTGTTGCTGTTCTTCATAGGGGCGCGTCGCGCCAATCATATAGGAATATGTGGTTCTTGGGGGTATTCATTGTTTCATTCAAGTAGTCAACAAGTAGTTATTAATCGCCGTGCCCTACTGGTATGggaaatgtagataaaaatacatcatttaagaaaaaaatctgtgtcagTTGTGTACAATAACAAATAGACATGTAAATGGTGCCTACTGCTGCCAGATTTAATACGCCACAAGCTCTGgattcaaatattaataaaatagacCTCCTCCTTTCTAGATGATCATAGTCCAATAGGGAACAATGACCTAAACAgatattaaaagtatatatacatgtgtgcctgggtggctcagatggttaagcatcccactctggatcccagctcaggtcttgatctcagggcccgagttccagccccacgttgggttccgCGCTGGGTgtgaagactacttaaaaaaatacacatacatacagttgacccttgaataatgcAGGGGTTAGGGGATCCAATCCCCTGCCCCCACAgttgaaaatttacaaataacatgattcctcaaaaacttaactactaataccctactgttgactggaaacctTAATGATAACCTAAGCAGTAGAgttacacatattttgtatgttacatgtattatatactgtatttttttatactgtattcttaagagtaagctaaagaaaaaaatgaaaatgttattcagaaaatcataaggaggagTGTcggggtggctcagatggttaagcatctgactcgatctcagctcaggtcatgatctcaggcttgtgggttcaagccctgcatggggctctgtgctatccgtgtagagcctacttgggattcactccctccctctctctctctgccctccccccactctcactcgctctatctcaaaataaataaactaaaaaaaattatgaggaagaaaaaaatatatttataatactatactgtatttattgagaaaaatccTGGTATAAATAGACACGTGCagtcaaacccatgttgttcaagagtcaactggaGTTCCCACTGTTACCCAAAACTGGGTTCACCTTTTGGTAGAAATGGAGCCAAAAGACTCATCCAAGcaaagaataggaaaaggaaGAGTTTTACTTGCAACAAATAAAGGAGAACACTGGGGATATCTCCCAAAGCAGTGTCTCCTTCAACAATAAAAAtgggtaagttttttttttttaaatttttttttcaacgttttttatttatttttgggacagagagagacagagcatgaatgggggaggggcagagagagagggagacacagagtcggaaacaggctccaggctccgagccatcagcccagagcctgacgcggggctcgaactcacggagcgcgagatcgtgacctggctgaagtcggacgctcaaccgactgcgccacccaggcgccccaaaaatgggTAAGTTTTAAGCTAAAAGTGCATATATATTCATGGAAGGGCTTGCAAAATAGGGAATTCAGCATGGAATTGGAGCAAAGGTCATCTTAAGGCAACTGAGACCAGGTCTCAAGTTAATTGAAGTCAGGAGAGCTGGTCAGCATCATCAATTCTCTGGCTCCAGTTGGTCCGGTATTTGAGTGCTCAAAGGGATTTAAATCCTGCAAAGAGGACTCAAGAATATGTGTCAGGTCAACCTTTACTTTTGAATCAGAAATGGAAGTTTTACCACTGATTTATTGTTGCCGATATGATTAGGCTATCTTCTGGCCTGATAGTGTCTCTTTGTCCTCAcattcttttgtttccttcaaatcATTATCTACTGAAATCTATTCTTCTGCAATTTCAACACATCTCAGGAAGTTCTACAAGAAATGTGCAAGTAGTGCTTGTCAGGCAAAAATTGCAAGATGAGCAAGAgtctaaaatgagttttctttcttttttaagtttatttttttatgagataaagagagagaacaagtgagggggggggggtggtcagaggatccaaaagtgggctttatgctgacagcagtcagcccaatgtggggctcgaactcaggaaccgtaagaccatgacctgagcagaagccagatgtttaactgactgagccatgcaggcacctcTAAAGTGACTTTTCTTATGTCAAGAAATTTAtgcctcatctttctttttccaggGATCACAAATTATTTCTGCTTATACTACCAACATTAAATATGTTGTGAGAGCCACGTTCTAAGGCTTTGAAAGATTAATGGGACAGGTTCCTTTTGTGTAGGACcttaaagagagagaagagaaattgaaAGGGCCCCATGAAGGGCTGTTTTTTGAAGGACTGCTTTTTTGCCCATTTCCCTGCTTCTCTTCTTGCTAGGACCAGCACACCTGCCTTACACATTCCTTATAATACAAATAATGTATGTCCTCCTTGTAACAATgaaggagttaatgatttctttggaggcTTCCAGCACAATAGAAAACTTCTAAGGAATGAGTGAGTGAGGCCATCATGTGTGTATTCATGTATTCCAGACCACCGGTGCTAGAAATCTCAATTTTAAGACCCCCTAGCACCAAGGAATAAGTGACTTATGGAGGACATGTGGACCATTCTCCCTGTTCTGTCCAGTTCCTCAATGCTTGAGAGGACACTTACATCAGACCACAATCCTCAGTAAAAACTCCAGACACCAAGCAAAGACaagcctctctcctttcctttctgagtctcccagacactcTGCCTTTATCTGTACTCTCTCTGTATCTTTAATAAATTCTGCTCTTACTTCTTCTTGGCTCACATTTGATTTTTATGCTGCgtgaagccaaggaccctcttggctggtcctgcgGGACCCTCTCTGGGTCCTCGGACCCAGCCTGCCTTCATCATAAGAGTTTATAAAGTAGAAGAATGATACTGAAATAGCCACCAGAAATAATACCACAGATGTGCTAAAAACTCATCCCAAGGAAATCATTAAAgcgaaaagattttttttaagtttatttaagaaatctctaggggcgcctgggtggcgcagtcggttgagcgtccgacttcagccaggtcacgatctcgcgctccgtgagttcgagccccgcgtcaggctctgggctgatggctcggagcctggagcctgtttccggttctgtgtctccctctctctctgcccctcccccgttcatgctatgtctctctctgtcccaaaaataaaaaaaaaaaaaaaaaacgttgaaaaaaaaaaataaaaaaaaataaaaaaaaaagaaatctctacatccatggggcacctgggtgcctcagttggttaagtgttggacttcagctcaggtcatgatcttaaagtctgtgggttcgagccttgtgtcaggctctgtgctgacagcgcagagcctggagtctgcttcggattctgtgtctccctctctctctctctgcccctcccccactcacactgtttttttttttctctctctctctctcaaaaataaacattaaaaaaaaaaaaagaaatctcgacatccaacgtggagctcaaacttatgagcctgacatcaagagtcacctgctcttctgactgagccagccagtgagaggcctgagaaaattaaaacttaaaagcttaagttacgggaaactgaaacctaaccaagcttaaccagcttgttccgcttctgtacaattgcttggcgcgcccatgtattcctgatcaatcattgttgcctggcacatccgtgtattcctgatcaatcattgtgatacccgtacccccggttgtggtctgacctaaaggcaggaaccaatcgaatactgttaagtgtccaactttaaacaccaaccaatcgcagctctgtaactgtggaaaattcctgatttccccatgacttgtttgtacctgtctataaaaggggtgtaaaaacctctctcagggCCTCTTGGCATCACCGGCAACGGgggcgcagaggtccaggttcgaacctgcaataaatgacccttgctgcttagctttgactctggaTTCTGGTGGTTCGTTTTTGGGGGTCTCTTAGACTCTGGGCGTTTCACCAGGAGTCcaatgaaaagatttttatgtCAGATTCATCATGGTATTATTTATTGTAGCAAAAGATTGAAGACCACTTAAAGGACAACAGAAGGAGACTGGGTAAATGAATTATAGCACATTTCTTGCATGGAACACATAtactaaaacatttaaatgtgaagctataaataaatgaaagtgaaatgttTGGTAAGTAGAATAATGTGCTGGGTCAGAGGATGGTCTTGAAAACACAGACCACAATAATCAATCTCATGGCCATGTTTCCAGGCTTAGAAGCCCTGGGCATCCTTAAAGATACCTAGCAGATAAAGACTACAAAGCAACTTTTATAAATGTCGATTTAAATAAAGAGGTAAACTGATGCAAGTTCAACAAGATGAGTTTATTTGGGAACAGCAAAGATTGCAATTCTGGACACCCAAACTGTAGCAAGCTACAGATAAGACCCGAATTACAATTTTTCTCCTATTCTCAAATAAATTCATCTTTCTGAGCTTGCCTCGGTTTACCTCTGTATTTAGGTTGACATTCCTTGGAGTCAGAAGTGGGATCCAAAGGAGATGACCTCAGAAGAATGATGATCCAGGAGATCATGTGAGGTACCTGTCCCAAGAACCTTTTGCTCATGGCTTCTGTCAGTCCAGACCTACTTCTCTTGGGTGAgtctcctctaggattctgaGCTCCCTGCCTTTGGTTAACATTTCTGACTTTATTCAAGATCTGtttaaaaactatcatttttTGGTGAGTACTTGTTTCTCTTAGTGAATACTAGTTTGTTTGGTGAGTACTTCTTTGATTTATTATTGGAAGCACATCAAAATGTTGGTATAGTTCCTTTGGAATTCTTGGGactgttaaaaataaagccacacaTAAGCCCAAGGTGGAGTCACTTGCCTTCCAAGTTGCAATTAATTGCAACTTCAACCTCTCCAAGAGTGGAATTTTAAACCAATCAGTCTGGAATGTTCTGGTCTGCACCAAAGAGGTAATCTCTCACTTGGGGCCCTCTCATTCCCAAAGGAAGATCAGGTAATCTGCCTGATAAGAAccgccccacccctcaccccacatTTTCTTCAGAGGGGAAGTGAATTTACCTAAaacaatactttattttctttt
This genomic window contains:
- the GPKOW gene encoding G-patch domain and KOW motifs-containing protein; amino-acid sequence: MADAEDGTLRPAGASAAPISFSFSRTSARRRLADPGDDASAAPEEKDFLKTVEGRELQSVKPSETPKELIIPLIQNGHRRQPPTQAPGPSTNTEALVEGVLSQAVKEIIEDSKKSLEERENSGINPMLAIPMIQKGCIPNGEGADSDPRAETVPEEADYEAVPVEAYGLAMLRGMGWKPGEGIGCTFNQVVKPRVNSLRPKGLGLGANLTEVQALAPTGPHRLPKPDEEQEKDKEDQPQGLVPGGAVVVLSGPHRGLYGKVEGLDPDNVRAMVRLAVGSRMVTVSEYYLQPVSQQEFDKNSLDLSQMRKTSSVQQNGTASSWKALRDQDLPSQQEDSQRKRKHLPDRQGEPAAKNEKAGPRSQHWLHRDLRVRFVDKLHKGGQYYNTKMTIEDVLSPDTCVCRTDQGQVLEGLREDMLETLVPKVQGNRVMVVLGPQAGKVGRLLDWDRERSRAVVQLQRENQLVELHYDAVCQYLGPSDSDED